Proteins co-encoded in one uncultured Draconibacterium sp. genomic window:
- a CDS encoding DUF3078 domain-containing protein, translating into MKKLLILLFIIPALAFAQQEKKDTLWTTSGSTTLNFSQVSLNNWAAGGKSSMSGVLMVNYAANYKKDKLSWDNTFDFRYGFLKEEDMDLRKSDDKIDISSKLGIEAAGKWNYSALMNFKSQFAPGYNYPDTDNAISKFMAPGYLSFGVGMDYKTDILSVMMAPASGKLTFVTDDDLAAEGAFGVEPGNNLRAELGATVKAQLKKDIMENVTLDTKVDLFSNYLDQPKNIDVDWTFKIIMKVNDYLSANLITQMIYDNDVKIQGDDETLPPSPGLQFMESFGVGLTFKF; encoded by the coding sequence ATGAAAAAATTACTTATTCTACTTTTTATTATTCCTGCACTGGCATTTGCGCAACAAGAGAAAAAAGATACCCTTTGGACAACAAGTGGGAGTACAACCCTTAATTTTTCGCAGGTTTCGTTAAACAATTGGGCGGCCGGAGGAAAAAGCTCCATGTCGGGCGTATTAATGGTGAATTACGCGGCCAATTACAAAAAGGACAAGTTGAGCTGGGACAATACCTTCGATTTTCGATATGGCTTTTTAAAAGAAGAGGATATGGATTTGCGTAAATCCGACGATAAAATCGATATTAGCTCGAAACTGGGGATAGAAGCAGCGGGCAAATGGAATTATTCGGCACTTATGAACTTTAAGTCGCAATTTGCTCCGGGATACAATTATCCTGATACCGACAATGCTATTTCTAAATTTATGGCGCCGGGTTACCTGAGTTTTGGTGTTGGTATGGACTATAAAACCGATATTTTGTCGGTAATGATGGCACCTGCTTCAGGAAAACTAACTTTTGTTACCGACGACGATCTGGCCGCTGAGGGCGCATTTGGTGTTGAACCCGGTAATAATTTGAGGGCAGAATTAGGAGCTACCGTAAAAGCTCAGTTGAAAAAGGATATTATGGAAAATGTAACACTGGATACCAAAGTTGACCTGTTTTCAAATTACCTGGATCAACCCAAAAACATTGATGTCGACTGGACGTTTAAAATCATTATGAAGGTAAACGATTACCTGTCGGCTAACCTGATTACGCAGATGATTTATGATAATGATGTGAAAATTCAGGGCGACGATGAAACTCTTCCTCCATCACCTGGTTTGCAGTTTATGGAATCATTCGGAGTAGGACTGACATTTAAGTTTTAA
- a CDS encoding EamA family transporter — translation MWALFGLASALFLGIYDIFKKQSLNSNAVMPVLFFSTVASSLLFTPFIVISLKSPELLANTGLYVPQLTAAEHLQVLLKSAIVVSSWVLAFFALKHLPITIVAPIRATGPLWTLIGALIIFHERLNVYQWIGIAITLLFFYLFSTAGKLEGINFKRNKWIYFIVAGTLLGACSGLYDKFILQRIDRVAVQAWFSVYQVVILLPFVLLNEKVRKRKNIRFEWRWTIPLIGLFLVIADYLYFYALSNEDALISIISALRRGSVLVAFVVGGVLFKEQNLKKKGLYLIGILTGILLITLGTVL, via the coding sequence ATGTGGGCACTATTTGGATTGGCTTCGGCCTTATTTCTGGGCATTTACGACATTTTTAAAAAGCAATCGCTTAACAGTAACGCGGTAATGCCCGTTTTGTTTTTTTCTACTGTTGCCAGCAGTTTACTGTTTACCCCATTTATTGTTATCTCATTAAAATCGCCCGAATTATTGGCCAACACCGGTTTGTATGTACCACAACTTACCGCTGCAGAACATCTTCAGGTGTTGCTAAAATCGGCCATTGTGGTATCAAGCTGGGTGCTTGCCTTTTTTGCGCTAAAACACCTGCCCATTACCATTGTAGCGCCTATTCGTGCTACCGGTCCGCTATGGACGCTTATCGGGGCCCTCATCATTTTTCACGAGCGGCTGAATGTGTATCAGTGGATTGGAATTGCCATTACTTTGCTGTTTTTCTACCTTTTCTCCACCGCCGGAAAACTGGAAGGCATAAATTTCAAACGTAATAAGTGGATTTATTTTATTGTTGCAGGCACACTACTTGGCGCCTGTAGCGGATTATACGATAAGTTTATTTTGCAACGAATTGACCGCGTGGCCGTACAAGCCTGGTTTTCGGTTTATCAGGTAGTAATTCTACTGCCCTTTGTTTTGCTGAATGAGAAAGTACGAAAACGCAAAAACATCCGTTTCGAATGGCGCTGGACCATCCCGCTCATCGGACTGTTTCTGGTTATTGCCGATTACCTTTATTTTTATGCACTCAGCAACGAAGATGCTTTGATCTCGATAATTTCGGCATTGCGCCGCGGAAGTGTGCTGGTAGCTTTTGTAGTTGGAGGAGTGCTGTTTAAAGAACAAAACCTGAAAAAGAAAGGCTTGTACCTGATAGGGATTCTTACGGGGATTTTGCTGATTACTTTGGGAACAGTGTTGTGA